A single window of Nasonia vitripennis strain AsymCx chromosome 4, Nvit_psr_1.1, whole genome shotgun sequence DNA harbors:
- the LOC100117957 gene encoding forkhead box protein N2 isoform X1 has translation MAPDRPDASDVETGSVADPVVTRVFGFCEAFTLKEGDNANHQQHQQFVEEQTIAGDEIVIEEEEIPMIPKSEPGDEKTQSDDDLTSLSWLHQQNLLKSLEITEHPGKVVKEENVINNNIICEDSLDISENTNSVSSLDDSYSPESNGKSSVGSTHVLQYDDVVINGQSPSKSNPDSAKSPNGTAQSNQVKHNNNNNNNNNSSNSANFNLPVPNRNKHPTHIPYDPYLHKNSKPPYSFSCLIFMAIEDSPVKALPVKEVYAWILEHFPYFRNAPTGWKNSVRHNLSLNKCFRKVEKSPRAEQLDAVTRFNMNLGKGSLWMVDAQYRSNLIQALSRSPFPPPTATNISTPEKIARKVVNSRLPDPVLFPYLSKRLASSNIGENSETEFDSDVDAAAAAMLSFKHGPIILNHNKDRKKKQRENEKMVPVITRSSTEDHTYSLITSVRLERRYTDETAADVDEQRKIAEGADALLNLAGVNTTSLRDPLAPDDEEEEEVLDNSEILYNIGSNNNNNSNASRYVPGSDPLEIEPTLKRRPSGEDAPSSKRRKRSWRETWNENGRYLKQVRG, from the exons ATGGCACCCGACAGGCCGGACGCATCGGATGTGGAAACCGGCAGTGTCGCGGATCCCGTGGTTACGCGCGTTTTCGGCTTCTGCGAAGCTTTCACGCTGAAGGAGGGCGACAACGCCAATcaccagcagcaccagcagtTCGTAGAGGAGCAGACGATCGCCGGCGATGAGATCGTcatcgaggaggaggagataCCCATGATCCCGAAGAGCGAGCCCGGCGACGAGAAAACTCAATCGGACGACGATCTGACGTCGCTCAGCTGGCTGCACCAGCAGAACCTTCTCAAGAGCCTCGAGATCACCGAGCACCCCGGCAAGGTTGTCAAGGAGGAGAACGTCATCAACAATAATATCATCTGCGAGGACAGCCTCGACATATCTGAAAATACCAATTCGGTGTCGAGCCTCGACGACAGCTACTCGCCTG AGAGCAACGGCAAGAGCAGTGTAGGTTCGACGCACGTTCTGCAGTACGACGACGTGGTAATAAACGGTCAGTCTCCGTCAAAGTCCAATCCGGACAGCGCCAAGAGCCCAAACGGCACAGCACAGAGCAACCAAGTGAaacacaacaacaacaacaacaacaacaacaacagcagcaacagcgccAACTTCAACCTGCCAGTGCCGAATCGCAACAAGCACCcgacccacataccctatgaTCCGTACCTGCACAAGAACAGCAAGCCGCCTTATTCGTTCTCCTGCCTCATCTTCATGGCCATCGAGGACAGTCCAGTCAAGGCTTTGCCCGTCAAGGAGGTCTACGCCTGGATACTCGAGCACTTTCCCTACTTCAGGAACGCGCCCACCGGCTGGAAAAACAGCGTCAGGCATAATCTCAGTCTGAACAAGTGTTTTCGCAAAGTCGAGAAGTCGCCA cGGGCGGAACAGTTAGATGCGGTAACGCGATTTAATATG AACTTGGGAAAAGGTTCGTTGTGGATGGTCGATGCGCAGTACCGGTCAAATCTTATCCAAGCCCTGTCACGTTCACCGTTTCCACCACCTACCGCCACCAACATCTCCACGCCTGAGAAGATCGCCCGTAAAGTCGTGAACAGTCGACTTCCAGATCCAGTGCTGTTTCCCTATTTGTCAAAGAGGCTTGCCTCTAGCAACATCGGGGAGAACTCCGAAACTGAATTTGACAGCGATGTGGATGCAGCCGCCGCTGCGATGCTGTCGTTCAAGCACGGACCCATCATTCTTAATCATAACAAAG ATCGCAAGAagaaacaaagagaaaatgaAAAGATGGTGCCAGTTATCACGAGGAGCTCTACTGAAGATCATACTTACAGTTTGATCACGTCAGTTCGTCTGGAAAG ACGGTATACCGATGAAACGGCAGCTGACGTGGATGAGCAGCGTAAAATTGCCGAAGGTGCCGATGCGCTACTGAACCTAGCCGGTGTCAACACAACGTCGCTTCGCGATCCGCTAGCACCGGATGacgaagaggaggaagaagtgCTGGATAACAGCGAGATATTATACAACATTGGCagcaacaataacaacaacagcaaTGCGTCGCGCTACGTGCCGGGAAGCGATCCGTTGGAGATCGAGCCGACGCTAAAGCGGCGTCCCTCCGGAGAAGACGCCCCCAGTAGCAAACGGCGCAAACGCTCTTGGCGGGAGACGTGGAACGAGAACGGCAGGTATCTCAAACAGGTGCGAGGCTAA
- the LOC100117957 gene encoding forkhead box protein N2 isoform X3, producing the protein MAPDRPDASDVETGSVADPVVTRVFGFCEAFTLKEGDNANHQQHQQFVEEQTIAGDEIVIEEEEIPMIPKSEPGDEKTQSDDDLTSLSWLHQQNLLKSLEITEHPGKVVKEENVINNNIICEDSLDISENTNSVSSLDDSYSPESNGKSSVGSTHVLQYDDVVINGQSPSKSNPDSAKSPNGTAQSNQVKHNNNNNNNNNSSNSANFNLPVPNRNKHPTHIPYDPYLHKNSKPPYSFSCLIFMAIEDSPVKALPVKEVYAWILEHFPYFRNAPTGWKNSVRHNLSLNKCFRKVEKSPNLGKGSLWMVDAQYRSNLIQALSRSPFPPPTATNISTPEKIARKVVNSRLPDPVLFPYLSKRLASSNIGENSETEFDSDVDAAAAAMLSFKHGPIILNHNKDRKKKQRENEKMVPVITRSSTEDHTYSLITSVRLERRYTDETAADVDEQRKIAEGADALLNLAGVNTTSLRDPLAPDDEEEEEVLDNSEILYNIGSNNNNNSNASRYVPGSDPLEIEPTLKRRPSGEDAPSSKRRKRSWRETWNENGRYLKQVRG; encoded by the exons ATGGCACCCGACAGGCCGGACGCATCGGATGTGGAAACCGGCAGTGTCGCGGATCCCGTGGTTACGCGCGTTTTCGGCTTCTGCGAAGCTTTCACGCTGAAGGAGGGCGACAACGCCAATcaccagcagcaccagcagtTCGTAGAGGAGCAGACGATCGCCGGCGATGAGATCGTcatcgaggaggaggagataCCCATGATCCCGAAGAGCGAGCCCGGCGACGAGAAAACTCAATCGGACGACGATCTGACGTCGCTCAGCTGGCTGCACCAGCAGAACCTTCTCAAGAGCCTCGAGATCACCGAGCACCCCGGCAAGGTTGTCAAGGAGGAGAACGTCATCAACAATAATATCATCTGCGAGGACAGCCTCGACATATCTGAAAATACCAATTCGGTGTCGAGCCTCGACGACAGCTACTCGCCTG AGAGCAACGGCAAGAGCAGTGTAGGTTCGACGCACGTTCTGCAGTACGACGACGTGGTAATAAACGGTCAGTCTCCGTCAAAGTCCAATCCGGACAGCGCCAAGAGCCCAAACGGCACAGCACAGAGCAACCAAGTGAaacacaacaacaacaacaacaacaacaacaacagcagcaacagcgccAACTTCAACCTGCCAGTGCCGAATCGCAACAAGCACCcgacccacataccctatgaTCCGTACCTGCACAAGAACAGCAAGCCGCCTTATTCGTTCTCCTGCCTCATCTTCATGGCCATCGAGGACAGTCCAGTCAAGGCTTTGCCCGTCAAGGAGGTCTACGCCTGGATACTCGAGCACTTTCCCTACTTCAGGAACGCGCCCACCGGCTGGAAAAACAGCGTCAGGCATAATCTCAGTCTGAACAAGTGTTTTCGCAAAGTCGAGAAGTCGCCA AACTTGGGAAAAGGTTCGTTGTGGATGGTCGATGCGCAGTACCGGTCAAATCTTATCCAAGCCCTGTCACGTTCACCGTTTCCACCACCTACCGCCACCAACATCTCCACGCCTGAGAAGATCGCCCGTAAAGTCGTGAACAGTCGACTTCCAGATCCAGTGCTGTTTCCCTATTTGTCAAAGAGGCTTGCCTCTAGCAACATCGGGGAGAACTCCGAAACTGAATTTGACAGCGATGTGGATGCAGCCGCCGCTGCGATGCTGTCGTTCAAGCACGGACCCATCATTCTTAATCATAACAAAG ATCGCAAGAagaaacaaagagaaaatgaAAAGATGGTGCCAGTTATCACGAGGAGCTCTACTGAAGATCATACTTACAGTTTGATCACGTCAGTTCGTCTGGAAAG ACGGTATACCGATGAAACGGCAGCTGACGTGGATGAGCAGCGTAAAATTGCCGAAGGTGCCGATGCGCTACTGAACCTAGCCGGTGTCAACACAACGTCGCTTCGCGATCCGCTAGCACCGGATGacgaagaggaggaagaagtgCTGGATAACAGCGAGATATTATACAACATTGGCagcaacaataacaacaacagcaaTGCGTCGCGCTACGTGCCGGGAAGCGATCCGTTGGAGATCGAGCCGACGCTAAAGCGGCGTCCCTCCGGAGAAGACGCCCCCAGTAGCAAACGGCGCAAACGCTCTTGGCGGGAGACGTGGAACGAGAACGGCAGGTATCTCAAACAGGTGCGAGGCTAA
- the LOC100117957 gene encoding forkhead box protein N2 isoform X2, producing MAPDRPDASDVETGSVADPVVTRVFGFCEAFTLKEGDNANHQQHQQFVEEQTIAGDEIVIEEEEIPMIPKSEPGDEKTQSDDDLTSLSWLHQQNLLKSLEITEHPGKVVKEENVINNNIICEDSLDISENTNSVSSLDDSYSPESNGKSSVGSTHVLQYDDVVINGQSPSKSNPDSAKSPNGTAQSNQVKHNNNNNNNNNSSNSANFNLPVPNRNKHPTHIPYDPYLHKNSKPPYSFSCLIFMAIEDSPVKALPVKEVYAWILEHFPYFRNAPTGWKNSVRHNLSLNKCFRKVEKSPVSYTQDAVLYNLGKGSLWMVDAQYRSNLIQALSRSPFPPPTATNISTPEKIARKVVNSRLPDPVLFPYLSKRLASSNIGENSETEFDSDVDAAAAAMLSFKHGPIILNHNKDRKKKQRENEKMVPVITRSSTEDHTYSLITSVRLERRYTDETAADVDEQRKIAEGADALLNLAGVNTTSLRDPLAPDDEEEEEVLDNSEILYNIGSNNNNNSNASRYVPGSDPLEIEPTLKRRPSGEDAPSSKRRKRSWRETWNENGRYLKQVRG from the exons ATGGCACCCGACAGGCCGGACGCATCGGATGTGGAAACCGGCAGTGTCGCGGATCCCGTGGTTACGCGCGTTTTCGGCTTCTGCGAAGCTTTCACGCTGAAGGAGGGCGACAACGCCAATcaccagcagcaccagcagtTCGTAGAGGAGCAGACGATCGCCGGCGATGAGATCGTcatcgaggaggaggagataCCCATGATCCCGAAGAGCGAGCCCGGCGACGAGAAAACTCAATCGGACGACGATCTGACGTCGCTCAGCTGGCTGCACCAGCAGAACCTTCTCAAGAGCCTCGAGATCACCGAGCACCCCGGCAAGGTTGTCAAGGAGGAGAACGTCATCAACAATAATATCATCTGCGAGGACAGCCTCGACATATCTGAAAATACCAATTCGGTGTCGAGCCTCGACGACAGCTACTCGCCTG AGAGCAACGGCAAGAGCAGTGTAGGTTCGACGCACGTTCTGCAGTACGACGACGTGGTAATAAACGGTCAGTCTCCGTCAAAGTCCAATCCGGACAGCGCCAAGAGCCCAAACGGCACAGCACAGAGCAACCAAGTGAaacacaacaacaacaacaacaacaacaacaacagcagcaacagcgccAACTTCAACCTGCCAGTGCCGAATCGCAACAAGCACCcgacccacataccctatgaTCCGTACCTGCACAAGAACAGCAAGCCGCCTTATTCGTTCTCCTGCCTCATCTTCATGGCCATCGAGGACAGTCCAGTCAAGGCTTTGCCCGTCAAGGAGGTCTACGCCTGGATACTCGAGCACTTTCCCTACTTCAGGAACGCGCCCACCGGCTGGAAAAACAGCGTCAGGCATAATCTCAGTCTGAACAAGTGTTTTCGCAAAGTCGAGAAGTCGCCAGTGAGTTACACTCAAGATGCGGTTTTATAT AACTTGGGAAAAGGTTCGTTGTGGATGGTCGATGCGCAGTACCGGTCAAATCTTATCCAAGCCCTGTCACGTTCACCGTTTCCACCACCTACCGCCACCAACATCTCCACGCCTGAGAAGATCGCCCGTAAAGTCGTGAACAGTCGACTTCCAGATCCAGTGCTGTTTCCCTATTTGTCAAAGAGGCTTGCCTCTAGCAACATCGGGGAGAACTCCGAAACTGAATTTGACAGCGATGTGGATGCAGCCGCCGCTGCGATGCTGTCGTTCAAGCACGGACCCATCATTCTTAATCATAACAAAG ATCGCAAGAagaaacaaagagaaaatgaAAAGATGGTGCCAGTTATCACGAGGAGCTCTACTGAAGATCATACTTACAGTTTGATCACGTCAGTTCGTCTGGAAAG ACGGTATACCGATGAAACGGCAGCTGACGTGGATGAGCAGCGTAAAATTGCCGAAGGTGCCGATGCGCTACTGAACCTAGCCGGTGTCAACACAACGTCGCTTCGCGATCCGCTAGCACCGGATGacgaagaggaggaagaagtgCTGGATAACAGCGAGATATTATACAACATTGGCagcaacaataacaacaacagcaaTGCGTCGCGCTACGTGCCGGGAAGCGATCCGTTGGAGATCGAGCCGACGCTAAAGCGGCGTCCCTCCGGAGAAGACGCCCCCAGTAGCAAACGGCGCAAACGCTCTTGGCGGGAGACGTGGAACGAGAACGGCAGGTATCTCAAACAGGTGCGAGGCTAA